The Helianthus annuus cultivar XRQ/B chromosome 11, HanXRQr2.0-SUNRISE, whole genome shotgun sequence region CATTATTATCATATGCTAGTACAAAAATCAAACCGCCACCTATTAACAAAAGACTAAATGCAAatcaagaggactttatgggtTGGCTTGGGTGAAGGGTTTGGAATTAACGTTGGAAAATGGCTAAAAGGTGAAGAAATCCGGATCCTACAAACACTCGGGTTATTTTGACCCGTATACACAATGCTCACTTTATGCTATCTTTGTAACCACATACTTTGGTCAATTGGCCTCATACATAGCAAcgctttttctttcttttcttttttttttttttttttttcaggagACAATAAACTAAACAAACTATCAACTTTGATCCGGATTTCATCAAAAAGGTTAAAAGAAAAGGTAGAGATGGCTTCATGGTGAATGGGTgaatatttgtgggttttaacaaaTGAAAGGAATAGGCTCAAATTGGTGATCTAATGGATAATTTAAGGTAGGTTAATCAAATGAAATGGTGTTAATCAAAAAGGGGTATCCTAACGCCTCTATCACTTTTGCACAAATCTCAGTTCAAGATCTTGAAATGTATAATTGCACTAGTTCTAATGAAATGCACAATTTTGGGTAACCCTCTACAAAGAAATGAGCATGATATATGAAAGTGCTCGAATAGGCTCAAATTCTCACGgtaatggaaggatatgggtaaaagtgtgaaacaTGTGTTGACAAGCATATGGCATATTACCCTCAAATAGGCATTTTTATCTATATAACTTACTAAACATATTCTCTCAAGCACTTGAAGGGCTAACCATGCCAAAGGACCCTATGCTTAATCACTAGTTATGCCATGTAATGAATTGTGTTAGCTGATCATACTTACATGCACAAATTCAGTTACTTGAAGGcttattattcttttttttttttttacaatcttCCCAAATCCTATCTTCCCTCCATTTCGGATCAATTTCATGCCTAAGTACCACACACCAGAGTTTCATCATTTCCCATTTTGCATGcaatctctttttttttcttttcaaagaTTTAATATTGCAACATCATCTCACCAAACAAGCACAACACATGTGATTCTTAGCCGATTAGAATTGATATctttattaaaaacttaaaaCATATGCAACTACATGGAAGTGCAAACTAGAGAGCCAAATTACTATTTTCCTACATGCAACACATAAAACAAAAGAAAGCACGACATCACACACTTCACTTCAtgcaaaacaaaaataaaaaggtAAGGAAAGAAGACATGCACCTAATCACTGTGAGCCCGGGGGCGGTTCTAGGATAACCTCAGCGTCTAATGTGGGCAAGTGGTGTTGGGTCTGGGTAGAACTTCTTTCAGCAGCAAGTCTTGCCTGTTCAATCCTCCACTGAGATTGCTCCTCTCTTTCTTTAGCTTGCTTTTCTCTTTCCTCAGCTGCCAATTTTCTTTCTTCAGCTGCAAGTCTTTCTTGTTCTTCCCTCCACAGACGATTTGTCTCACACTCTTTCGAAATTCTTTGCCACAAAGCCTTTTCACCGGCTGACCACCTTCCATAACCAAGAGGATTAGGTGTACTCGGTAACAAGACATGTTGCCTTTGGAGTGGTCTTTCCACCATAGCATTCTCCCCTTGTTCTTGCTCTTCCTCGTCTTCATTATCATCCTCGTCAGATCCTTCAGTTATGTCGTCTCTTTCAAAAATTTCCCGACGCCCACTCTTCATGTCAATGAGGACACATCTTGATCTTCCCTTTCGGAAATCCCAATCACCTACATCCGTTTTGTCAATACAAAATGGAGTTTGCCTCATTTTGTAGGGTTTCGCCCCTGCAGGTATGGCTTTTGCATCCATAAGCACTCGAGTCAATAATCTGATGTGAGGAATTCTCTTCCTGTCATAATCCTCACGCGACTCCCACACATTAAGTAGCACAAGATGCTTGAAAGATATGGTGGGTCTCCCGGTTATTAGAGCATACAAAACTCGTATCTCATAATTCCGAATCTTCTCTTTATCTCCCGCTCTTGGAATGACATTCCAGTTAAGGATGCAGGTCAGTAATTTAGGGAGCGGTTTCAGATCcttcttgtacaatttcataTCTTCCCTAATGTCATCAACTTGAAACAATTCCCTCAACATTGTAAGCCAATCATCTCCTTTACCAAATATCTTCTCTGCCGACAAATACTCATACTCTCTTTGAGGGTTGACCGCACCCGTATCGAATTTGACTATCTTGTCCATGGCTTCAAAAGACAACGCTACCTTCTTATTTCCCACATAACCAATCAGTTTAGTAGTAAATGGGGGGTTTTTTCCATCCTTTTTCTCCAGAGTAGACATCCATTCAACAATTTCATCGGTATAGACCTCActtttgttattattgttgtaaGTGAGTGCCGCTTCCCATCCCAATCGTTGGAAGCATTTGACCAGCCCATAGTACTGAAAGTCTGATATCATTGTAAATCTTTCAGCTACTCCCAATTTGTTTCGAGGTACCTTTGAAATCTTTtcaagatataactctttttggAAATTTTTAAACTTTGATAACCGTTCACCCCTTGACCATTCAGGCAACTCGACCTCCATAGCCTCACTGTCATGAGCAGCACTTGTTCCTCCCTTTTGTTTCTTAGAAGCCGGGGCTTTGCGTTTTCCGTTGTTTTCCGCCATATCCTATAATTCAAGAATGCAAGGTGGTGTCACGAACTCATATCGATAACCATATCAATTTCTTAGCAACACAACCAGACCCTTTTACCAGCCAATGTTCAACATTTGATCCCTTCCAATAGTTAAGTTATCCCGAAACCTCACATTGCATTTAAATTTTTAGAAAGGATCTAAACTGTTATTATTCAAATACCCAATCCATCGTTCAAAACAAATTACAAAAACTACACTCCATCAAGCTTAAATAAACATCATTTATCTCACAACAGTTGTCAACCCTCATAATCCACATTTCAATATTCAACAGTTTACAtcaggtgttttttttttttttttttttttttttaacttccaGCTAACATAAGCAATATTTAACATGacaatctaatttttttttcatgCTTTTTACCCCTAATCACCCACTGTTGAACAAGAAACATCTTTTTCTACCCAGAACCATGAATGTAATGAACTATTAAGTTCACATTACTTTCAAAATTAACAAAGAGTAAGAAAACCATACCTTGGTGTCAAATGAAGATGAAAAGTGCAACTGTGAGTGAAGAACAcacaaaacaccaaaaaaaaatcGAAACTTTAAAGCTCTGATTTCTCACCAATCACGAAGAATTACCAAAAATTACTTCATAAATTACGTTCTCCTTGAAATTCTAAGCGAGATTGATACCAAATTTGTGGGTTTTGGTTCAGATTTGATGTTGGAGTGAGTTAGGGTTTATGTAAAAAAAATGAAGAAGAGAAGAGACGTGTTGTTGAAAAAGGGTTAAACACTGGGAATAGGTGCAACTTCTTTCCAAATTTTTCGGATTGCGTCAAATAACGGCAGCGTATGAGACGGTGGGGTTCGGCGTACCATACGGTGCTATCAGAGCTGATGGTGGCGTATGGTTTTCGAAGGGTACCGACGTTCCACAGTGAACAATCGGCGTTTCAAATGAAGTGATAAATTGCCGGCGTTTGATACGGTGATTTCCGACGTTTGAAACGCTGATTTCAGAGCTGGGCACTTTTGAAATGTTGAGAAAAAGCTCTAGAAAGTTGATTGGAATGTACCTCTGTGTTCATCTTTACCACTAACAAGATGGGGATTGACTTTTCAAACCACTAATTTTAATtagtatagtttttttttttttttttttttttttttttttgaacgtaaAACCAAATGAAAACTTTTTAATTATTAGTATTATTGGTTTTAAAAGCTATGaatagtttattttattttttttttcataatgattcttgtttaatttttgtttgtttgattttttttttaattattatcattattttttAACCTTTGGTTTGAAAAGTCATATACAAAACGTACCCCTTCCCCAACTTAAAATcgtgcattgtccctaatgcacaAGCAAACTAAAAACGAGTATACGTCACCGGTGAAATGAAACACGAAAACCGTACCATCCTTCCCCAACTTAGTTATTTTGCAAAAGTGATGAGTGAAAATGATGTGATGACAGTGATTCAAAATGACGGGACACACAATGCAaatgcaaacaaacaaacaaaacatgcaAACACACAACGGGTTGCCTCCCGGACAGCGCTAATTTTAATGTCATCAGCCCGACAATACCTGGCCCTTAAGTGGCTTCATAGGATGGTGAATTTGTGAGAAAATTCACCACATCCAATTGCTTTCCTTTGTTGTCAATCATGGTTATGAATGGTTTTAACCGGTGACCattcaccacttgcttcttaccATCTTTGTCTTCAATCTCAAACTCACCATGATTCCCAATTCTCACGATGGTGAAAGGACCCAACCATTTACTTTTTAGCTTACCGGGAAAGAACTTAATCTTTGAATTGTATAACCAAACTTGTTGTCCCATTTCAAAAGTCTTTGCCCTTAATTTGGCATCATGAACCGCTTTCATTCTAGCCTTGTATGCTGAAGAGCATTCATAAGCTTCATCCCGCAATTCTTCAAGTTCACAAAGTTGCAATTTCCTCTCTTTCCCTGCAGCATCAAAATCAACATTCACAGTTTTCACCGCCCATAAGGCGCGGTGAGCAATCTCAACGGGAAGAtgacaacccttaccatacaccaACCGGTATGGGGtggttccaataggtgttttaaAGGCTGTTCGGTACGCCCACAAAGCATCATTTAAGCGTAAGGACCAATCCTTACGATCCGGGCGAACCGTTTTTTGAAGAATCTCTTTTATTTGTCTATTGGAAACCTCCACTTGTCCACTAGTTTGTGGATGGTAAGGTGTAGCAATTCGGTGGCAAACACCATACTGTTTGAGTAATTTTCCAAACTTGAAGTTTTTGAAATGAGTCcctccatcacttatgatgacacgaggaaCACCATATCTAGTGAAAATATTTGCTTGGACAAATTTACACACAACAGCATGATCGTTTGTTTTAGTGGCGATTGCTTCAATCCATTTTgatacataatcgaccgccacTAAAACAAAGTAATTTCCAAAAGAGTTGGGAAACGGCCCCATAAAATCAatcccccacacatcaaaaatttcaaccACAAGTATGGGATTCATGGGCATTTCATCTCTTTTGGAAATTCCACCTACTTGTTGACATTTAGAACATTGCTTGGTGAACAAAAAGGCATCACGAAAAATAGTAGGCCAATATAAACCACAAGAAAGAACCCGATGTCCAGTTTTCTTAGCACTAAAGTGGCCACCACATGCATATGTATGAGCATGGGCCAAGACTTCTTGAATTTCCTCATCCGGTATGCACCTTCTTATGATTTGATCCGCTCCAACCTTGTaaagatccggttcatcccaaataaATTGTTTGGCTTGGGATTTGAGATGTTTCACTTGCCTTGTGGACCATGAATCCGGTGTCCTACCTGTGGCCAAAAAGTTAGCAACATTAGCAAACCATGGTAATTTAGAAACAACAAATAAATGCTCATCCGGGAATTCTTCATTGATCTCTCTTGTATCATCTTCCTTAATTTCGGGTATCCTTGATAAATGATCCGCGACAACGTTGTCACAACCCTTCTTGTCTTTAATTTCAAAGTCAAACTCTTGCAACAGAAGCACCCACCTAATCAATCTTGGTTTGGCATCTTTCTTTTCCATCAAATAACGAACAGCACTATGGTCAGAAAATATAATTACCTTGCTACCCCAAATGTACGATCTGAATTTGTCCAAAGCATAAACAACGGCTAGTAATTCCTTTTCAGTGGTTGTATAATTAAGTTGGGCATCGGAAAGGGTTTTACTAGCATAGTAGATTGCAACGGGCTTTTTATTCACTCGTTGCCCTAGGACAGCTCCAATTGCATGATCACtcgcatcacacattatctcaaAGGGCAAGGACCAATCGGGTGATTGCAAAATGGGAGCTTCAACTAGGTGTTGTTTTAATGCATTGAAGGACTTAAGACATGCTTCATCAAAAACAAACGGTGCATCTTTTTGCAATAAATTACACAACGGTTTTGAAATTGCACTAAAGTCTTTTATAAATCGTCTATAAAAACCTGCATGTCCTAAGAATGATCGTACACCCTTCACATTTGTTGGTGGGGGAAGAGTAGAGATGACTTGTACTTTGGCCCGGTCCACCTCAATTCCTCTTTGAGATATCACATGGCCTAGCACAATTCCTTCTTGAACCatgaaatggctcttttcccaactcaacACAAGGTTTGTCTCGGTgcatctttttaaaactttttctaattcaACGAGACAACCCTCAAAAGTATGACCAAATATCGAAAAGTCATCCATAAAGATCTCTAAAGACTCGCCCACCATGTCAGAgaatatactcatcatacatcgttgaaaTGTGGCGGGGGCATTGCAcaacccaaacggcattcgcctaaatgcgaatgTGCCGTACGGGCATGTGAATGTAGTCTTTTGTTGATCTTCCGGGTGAATCGCTATTTGGTTATACCCGGAGTAACCATCTAAAAAGCAATAGAATTTCTGACCGGATAGCTTCTCAACAATTTGATCaatgaatggaagtgggaagtgATCTTTAGATGTTGCTGCATTTAATTTTCTAtaatcaatgcaaactcgccacccggtTACGGGTCGAGTAGCGATTTGCTCACCATCCTCACTCTTAACAACTTGAATACCTGATTTCTTGGGAACAGTTTGAGTTGGACTGACCCATGTGCTATCCGAGATTGGGTAGATTATACCCGCATCTAGCCATTTAAGAACTTCCTTTTTAACAACTTCACGCATATTTGGGTTGAGTCGCCTTTGGGCATCTCGGCTTGGTTTGACATCTGGATcagtgatgattttgtgcatgaCAATAGAAGGTGAAATCCCTTTCAAATCAGCTATGGTCCATCCAATAGCCGATTTATACCTTGACAAAACTTCCACTAAGGTTTGCTCTTGCTCAGGTTGCAAATTTGAAGCAATAATCACCGGTAATGTTTGCCATTCCCCCAAAAATGCATACTTCAAATGTTTAGGTAACTCTTTTAACTCTACCTTAGGTGATTCTTCAAGAGATGGCTTAAGCTTTGTATCAATATGATCGGGCAGGCTTTCAACTTGTACGGTCCAAGGTGGTCTTTTTTCTTCAATTGCCATGACCACTTCGGGACATTCATCATCCATCATGCTTCTAATTTCTTCCAAAGCATCCCTGTCATAAACAAAATTCTTCTCCTTGGTGTTGTTATCCTCCTCTACACATGAAGTGTAGGATTGGACACAGTCATCAATCACATCCACTACAAAACATTCACTTTCAGAAAAAGGATTAGTAGcattagtaaaaacattcaatcTTAATTTCCTATTTCCAAAAGTGAGATCCACAGTCCCATCCCTACAACCAACTTGAGCATTGGCTGTAGCCAAGAAAGGTCTTCCCAAAATCACATTAGCTTGTTTATCTACTTGTTTTGATGTGGAATCAAGCACTAAGAAATCAACGGGATAATAAAAGTCTTGAATTTTCACAATTACATCATGTAGCATTCCCCTAGGGAGTTTAGGTGACATATCCGCCATTACAACAGTAATGTCAGTTTGCTTAAGTGGACCAAAGTCATGTTGGTCATATAAACTCCCCGGGAGGATACTAACACTTGCTCCCAAATCTAATAGTGCTTGTTTAATGCTAACATCACCCACTTGGATGGAAATGAGGGGTGCCCCGGGATCTTTAAGTTTTTGTGGGAGAGAACTTGACAAAATTGCACTTACATTAGCTGTCAAATCGAGTTTCTTAGGTAACTTATGTTGTCGTTTTTGAGTACATAAATCTTTCAAAAATTTTGCATAAGAAGGGATTTGACGAATCGCATCAATCAACGGTAAGTTAATTTTGACTTGCTTAAATACATCCCACATTTCCTCAGATTGGGGTCCCCTTTTCCCATAAATCGATGCTTTCACCGGATTTACTAAAGCGGAAGGATATGGGGCGGTATTAGTCTCCACACCCTTATCCGTCACTTTAGTAGACTCGTTACCCACACCCTCTTGAtttgttgaatttttaaaagttTGATGAGGTTGAGTTTTAGTAACATGAGTTTCTATTTCTTGGTCATTATCGGATTCGTCACTAACATCCTCCACCACACCTTCAACAAATTGTGATGGAGTTTCAACATTGTTCTCATAAGACTTACCATTTCTAAGAACACATACCTCATTGACGTGTGCATTTTTGTTGCTCTTTGATGATGATCCTTGATGTTGTGGATTGATTGttgtgtcacttggaagctttcCCGGTCGTCTTATAGCTACTTCTTCCGCTAGTTGACCAACTTGTTGGGTTAGAGATCCTACGGTCTTACCCTGAACTTCTTGTTCTTGCACCACCCCTTTTAGGATTCCTAAAATCTCATCTAACTTGGTTGAACCTTCACTGTTTGCATTTCCTTGTGATGaacttgcttggccttgattttgactttgaccTTGTTGGAAATTCCTTGAGTACCCTTGTTGTTGAGGTATTCCTTGTTGGTACCCACCTTGATTAAATCCTTGATTGAATTGCCCCCGTTGATAGTTACCTTGAAAGTTTTGTTGACGAGGCTGGAATTGTTGTTGTCCACCTTGTTGGCTTGATCCTTGAAAGTTAGGATTCATTTGATTCGCGGGATTGCCGTATCGGAAATTTGGATGATTCCGCAATCCGGGATGATACGTGTTAGAATTCATATTCCTTTCCCCGTGTATTTGATTAACTTCTTCGTTACTTCCAAATTCATAGGGCAGTCAAAAGCAACATGCCCCATATCTCCACATATTTCACATAACTCTTGTACCTGCGAAACAAGAGAAACATCCTTTCCCAACTTTTGGCAAATCATATCAATTTTCTTTTCTAATGCATCAAACCTTTCATTACTAGGTTGGTCATTTACAACTTTAATTTGATGTGGTTTAACACTTCGATCAGCGGAAGCTTGAATTTTTAAACCTTTACTTAAAGTTTCTAAAAAGTTCCATTCATAATTCTCATCATGAGTTAAAAAGGTTCCACCGCTACATGCAAAAACAACTTTTTGATCCTCGGTAACTAAACCATCATAAAAAATTTTGACCAAATCCCATTTAGGGATGTCATGATGAGGACACATTCTAAGCATTTCATTAAAACGTTTGAAGGCTTCATGAAATGTTTCCCCAACATGTTGACTAAAAGATTTGATAGCATTTCGAGCTTCACTAGTTTTACTCATCGGATAGTATTCCTCAAGAAAAGTTCTTTGCATTTCATCCCATGTTCGAATACTATCGGATGGTAAAGTTGAAAACCATTGTTTAGCTCTATCTTTGAGTGAAAATTGAAAAAGACGTAATTTTACCTCTTCGGGTGTAAAGCCTTGTTTCCCAATGGTGCTACATATTGCTGCATAGTCAATCAAATGTGAGTAAGGCTCGTCTGATGCAACTCCCCTAAAGGTTGGTAAAATAGCCAAGTACTGAGGCCGGATTTCAAATACTCTCCCATTTAAAACCGGTGTAACAATTGGAGATGGGTTTCTAAAGATCGTCGGCCTGAAATGAGTGTCTACTCCGGGTAGTGGTGGATCACCTTCACCACCTGCCATATTTGTGCTTTCGGTATCGCTTTCTTCAGAATCAGAAATGTATGAAGAGATTGGACTTGAAGTCAAGCTTGCTCTATGGACAATTCGGTTATGTCTTTCTAATCTTCCTATCTCCGGAACAAATGCTAATGGTGATGATCTTCCAGAATGTCTAGTGTGCATGCAATGAAACTACTACCTGCACAATCACCACACCAAACGTAACAAAGAGTAAAAAGATACAAGACTTAtgatatttttgggtttttagcAATATTTAACAAAAACAGAAAAGCAATCAACTAAAAGCAAACACCAAGCGCACGtgctccccggcaacggcgccaaaatttgatcgacGTCGAAGTACCGATCAAAGATAAAAAGATTATATGCTCCTAAGTACCCTAAATTAGTAGTGGCAAATAGGGTGTCGAACCACGAAGAGCTAGTGGTTGGTGTAAGATCTCAATCGATTGCAAAACATGGTAAAAACTTGAAATTGGATTTGTATTGTGATTTGAGAAACTAGAATTAACTACAATTGTAAATTCAATAAAGTAACAATGAGCACAACCAAGTATCAAGTTTGATAGCACAATTAGTAATTTAAGTTTGTGAATCTAGTTTGGTAGATTATATAGACATAATCTTGTGACATCATATGTGAATTGAGTATTGAAAGACCTATACTTGTGTATCTAAGCTTACAACGATTGAACACCGATGTAATTAGGCTATCACAAAATGATCACCATCAAATATAAACATGTTAACATAACCTTCAATCATATATCTTGACATTCAATGATTAAACACCAATTAACTCAAAATACATGAAGTGATTCAAGAAAACAACGTTTAAGAACAATTAACACATGAAATAACACATAAAAACTTAGCAAATGTCATAGATCTCTAACAAACACCATGAATTCATGTCCAACATAGATAAACAACTCAAATTGAACTAAATGGCATACAAACCCTAGCCCTTGGTTGTGATCACAAGGGTTTTAGCCACACATGATCATGCTTGATGAAGAAATGTTGCGATTTCGGTAGCAACTGGAGCAATCTTGATGTTAGAACACTTTGTGAATGAGTATTCCTTGTCCCTTGATGTCTCCTAGCCTCCAATGGTGAAGAATGAATGAAAAATCCCGAAAAAACCACTTTATTTTTGTCCAAAACCGAATAAAACCGTTTTGTATCTGCACCCGGAGTATGGAACGCCGGGTTTGGGAGTATGGAACGCCGGGCAGAAACCCAAACGCCCATGCTTCACTGTCAAACGCTGGTTCCATGTTAAAGTGAACGTCGGGGTGTTCCAAACAAGCCTAGATCACTTTCCTTGAGTTCCTTTGATGTGTGTAAAGCTCCATGTGATAGGTTTATGATTCGGGATCATCACGCAATCTTCCACCGCTACCCTACATGTAAAAATGCATCAAAGTAACATGTCTCGATATAAATTCGATgctaaaacatataaatattaacCATTTAGGCATACCAAAAGC contains the following coding sequences:
- the LOC110942137 gene encoding uncharacterized protein LOC110942137; translation: MAENNGKRKAPASKKQKGGTSAAHDSEAMEVELPEWSRGERLSKFKNFQKELYLEKISKVPRNKLGVAERFTMISDFQYYGLVKCFQRLGWEAALTYNNNNKSEVYTDEIVEWMSTLEKKDGKNPPFTTKLIGYVGNKKVALSFEAMDKIVKFDTGAVNPQREYEYLSAEKIFGKGDDWLTMLRELFQVDDIREDMKLYKKDLKPLPKLLTCILNWNVIPRAGDKEKIRNYEIRVLYALITGRPTISFKHLVLLNVWESREDYDRKRIPHIRLLTRVLMDAKAIPAGAKPYKMRQTPFCIDKTDVGDWDFRKGRSRCVLIDMKSGRREIFERDDITEGSDEDDNEDEEEQEQGENAMVERPLQRQHVLLPSTPNPLGYGRWSAGEKALWQRISKECETNRLWREEQERLAAEERKLAAEEREKQAKEREEQSQWRIEQARLAAERSSTQTQHHLPTLDAEVILEPPPGSQ